A genomic window from Ananas comosus cultivar F153 linkage group 22, ASM154086v1, whole genome shotgun sequence includes:
- the LOC109727006 gene encoding pentatricopeptide repeat-containing protein At1g12775, mitochondrial-like isoform X1, with product MEELEKRGRIEHMIWTSSSITNLVLCITRRKIGIPLASSYLNAVRSNLDLLSYLILSRAPNTLVLFPLKFHLYSTTVIAPLHNSLETGQHMLNSRKYESVVLSLKNRLQSGRLIDVLNSTSDLNSSLRIFKWALLQKGFHHSAETYSLIILRLGLMGDHQNMEALLREMVQMRPPNLEPMLDQLILSFSQNHKFTEALEVFQHASSLKLRLSLLACNALLRGFVLEGRSFPSFMLVYKEMVKVGIIPDVESLNLLIKVLCGIGRFDLALDQLHRMNKKCCTPNSETFEILIAALCSNDKVDESVKILNEMLERGCTLDRQFYIRVIPIFCWSNKFDEATKLFRMMKDTGLQIEMGLYSMMIQCLCENLMLNDAVGIFEELSAVGFVATSSIYVDIVNGYCKLGKFSEAMSFLDENNVWEIEPYNALLRGLCDVGRFHGAVLCIKKMFTRGLTNIFSWNFLIRGFCNEGNVKSAFEVIARMIVSSFMPEERTYSAVITAYCKMGLLEKALDIFKQAKAKNMCMDSETSSELIEGLCGVKRIEEATEMFYYLTGKGCSLSPWALSMLIQETCLVGKVCEAVKLHSKATSNGIFCTPMAYATIMVGLLNLKKEKDLLPLLAQMFTKGCILDGPTYATIVCSFCTKSTIREGAVLFNKMIHDGFFPDSKMLEMVVFNTTASSLLNKVVHSLIKVINQAGLLNPRICNTIIYGLVKEGYKHEASKFLDQMLENGWVPDPQTHGLLVGNVNLEESDETGESHENYFDDRVSNILAEGLN from the exons atggaggagttagagaagagaggaag GATCGAACATATGATTTGGACTAGCAGTTCAATTACAAACTTAGTACTGTGCATCACCAGACGCAAGATCGGGATACCTCTTGCCAGCTCATATCTCAATGCAGTCCGATCCAATCTCGACCTCTTGTCCTATTTAATCCTATCCCGGGCCCCAAACACGCTCGTGTTGTTTCCTCTCAAGTTTCATTTGTACTCAACAACGGTTATTGCTCCTCTTCATAATTCTCTAGAAACTGGTCAGCATATGTTGAACTCACGCAAATATGAATCTGttgttctctctctcaagaACAGGCTTCAGTCAGGTAGGTTGATTGATGTTTTGAATTCAACCTCTGATTTGAACTCTTCACTTAGAATCTTCAAATGGGCTTTGCTCCAAAAAGGATTTCACCATAGTGCTGAGACTTACTCCCTTATCATCTTGAGGCTCGGTTTAATGGGAGACCACCAAAATATGGAGGCGCTTCTTAGGGAGATGGTCCAAATGCGGCCCCCAAATTTAGAACCAATGCTTGATCAGTTGATTCTTTCCTTTTCCCAGAATCATAAATTCACTGAAGCTTTAGAGGTCTTTCAACATGCGAGTTCTTTGAAGCTTAGATTATCGCTCTTAGCATGCAATGCTTTATTGCGTGGTTTTGTCTTGGAAGGGAGAAGTTTTCCGTCATTTATGCTTGTATATAAGGAGATGGTGAAAGTGGGAATTATTCCTGATGTTGAATCGTTGAATCTTTTAATAAAAGTTCTTTGTGGCATTGGACGATTTGACTTGGCACTAGACCAGCTTCATAGGATGAATAAGAAATGTTGTACTCCAAACAGCGAGACCTTTGAAATTCTCATAGCAGCTCTTTGCTCTAATGACAAGGTGGATGAAtcagtcaaaattttgaatgagaTGTTAGAGAGAGGCTGTACTCTCGATCGTCAGTTTTATATTAGAGTTATACCTATATTTTGTTGGTCAAATAAGTTTGACGAAGCAACTAAATTGTTTCGGATGATGAAAGATACTGGTTTGCAAATAGAGATGGGTTTATATAGCATGATGATTCAGTGTCTATGTGAAAATCTAATGTTAAATGATGCTGTTGGGATTTTCGAAGAATTGTCAGCAGTTGGCTTTGTTGCTACGTCTTCTATCTATGTTGATATCGTGAATGGCTATTGTAAATTGGGAAAATTTTCCGAAGCTATGAGCTTTCTGGATGAAAACAATGTTTGGGAAATTGAGCCATACAATGCATTGCTCAGAGGCTTATGTGACGTGGGTAGATTTCATGGGGCTGTTCTTTGCATCAAAAAGATGTTTACAAGGGGCcttactaatattttttcttggaattttcTTATACGAGGATTTTGCAATGAGGGAAATGTTAAAAGTGCATTTGAAGTTATTGCTAGAATGATTGTTTCTTCCTTCATGCCTGAGGAAAGAACTTACTCAGCTGTTATAACTGCTTACTGTAAGATGGGCTTATTAGAGAAAGCTTTAGATATTTTCAAACAGGCCAAAGCCAAGAACATGTGTATGGATTCAGAAACTTCCTCAGAACTTATTGAAGGTTTGTGTGGTGTGAAGAGGATTGAAGAAGCTACTGAGATGTTTTACTATCTTACTGGTAAAGGCTGTAGTCTATCTCCGTGGGCTCTCAGTATGTTAATTCAGGAGACTTGTCTTGTTGGAAAAGTGTGTGAAGCCGTAAAATTGCATTCTAAAGCGACTTCAAATGGTATATTTTGCACGCCTATGGCATATGCTACGATCATGGTTGGACTGTTGAAtttgaagaaagaaaaggattTACTACCACTCCTGGCGCAGATGTTTACAAAGGGCTGTATACTGGATGGACCGACCTATGCTACTATTGTATGTAGTTTCTGCACAAAGAGCACAATTCGGGAAGGTGCTGTTctgtttaataaaatgatacatGATGGCTTTTTCCCCGACTCTAAAATGCTTGAGATGGTAGTCTTCAATACAACAGCATCTTCTTTGTTGAATAAGGTCGTGCATAGCttaattaaagtaataaatCAAGCTGGATTGCTTAATCCTAGAATATGTAACACAATCATCTATGGCCTCGTGAAAGAAGGCTATAAGCATGAGGCTTCTAAGTTTTTGGACCAGATGCTTGAAAATGGTTGGGTGCCTGATCCACAAACACATGGTTTATTGGTGGGGAATGTCAACCTGGAAGAGTCTGACGAAACCGGTGAATCCCACGAAAATtattttgatgatagagttAGCAACATATTGGCTGAGGGTTTGAATTGA
- the LOC109727006 gene encoding pentatricopeptide repeat-containing protein At1g12775, mitochondrial-like isoform X2 — translation MIWTSSSITNLVLCITRRKIGIPLASSYLNAVRSNLDLLSYLILSRAPNTLVLFPLKFHLYSTTVIAPLHNSLETGQHMLNSRKYESVVLSLKNRLQSGRLIDVLNSTSDLNSSLRIFKWALLQKGFHHSAETYSLIILRLGLMGDHQNMEALLREMVQMRPPNLEPMLDQLILSFSQNHKFTEALEVFQHASSLKLRLSLLACNALLRGFVLEGRSFPSFMLVYKEMVKVGIIPDVESLNLLIKVLCGIGRFDLALDQLHRMNKKCCTPNSETFEILIAALCSNDKVDESVKILNEMLERGCTLDRQFYIRVIPIFCWSNKFDEATKLFRMMKDTGLQIEMGLYSMMIQCLCENLMLNDAVGIFEELSAVGFVATSSIYVDIVNGYCKLGKFSEAMSFLDENNVWEIEPYNALLRGLCDVGRFHGAVLCIKKMFTRGLTNIFSWNFLIRGFCNEGNVKSAFEVIARMIVSSFMPEERTYSAVITAYCKMGLLEKALDIFKQAKAKNMCMDSETSSELIEGLCGVKRIEEATEMFYYLTGKGCSLSPWALSMLIQETCLVGKVCEAVKLHSKATSNGIFCTPMAYATIMVGLLNLKKEKDLLPLLAQMFTKGCILDGPTYATIVCSFCTKSTIREGAVLFNKMIHDGFFPDSKMLEMVVFNTTASSLLNKVVHSLIKVINQAGLLNPRICNTIIYGLVKEGYKHEASKFLDQMLENGWVPDPQTHGLLVGNVNLEESDETGESHENYFDDRVSNILAEGLN, via the coding sequence ATGATTTGGACTAGCAGTTCAATTACAAACTTAGTACTGTGCATCACCAGACGCAAGATCGGGATACCTCTTGCCAGCTCATATCTCAATGCAGTCCGATCCAATCTCGACCTCTTGTCCTATTTAATCCTATCCCGGGCCCCAAACACGCTCGTGTTGTTTCCTCTCAAGTTTCATTTGTACTCAACAACGGTTATTGCTCCTCTTCATAATTCTCTAGAAACTGGTCAGCATATGTTGAACTCACGCAAATATGAATCTGttgttctctctctcaagaACAGGCTTCAGTCAGGTAGGTTGATTGATGTTTTGAATTCAACCTCTGATTTGAACTCTTCACTTAGAATCTTCAAATGGGCTTTGCTCCAAAAAGGATTTCACCATAGTGCTGAGACTTACTCCCTTATCATCTTGAGGCTCGGTTTAATGGGAGACCACCAAAATATGGAGGCGCTTCTTAGGGAGATGGTCCAAATGCGGCCCCCAAATTTAGAACCAATGCTTGATCAGTTGATTCTTTCCTTTTCCCAGAATCATAAATTCACTGAAGCTTTAGAGGTCTTTCAACATGCGAGTTCTTTGAAGCTTAGATTATCGCTCTTAGCATGCAATGCTTTATTGCGTGGTTTTGTCTTGGAAGGGAGAAGTTTTCCGTCATTTATGCTTGTATATAAGGAGATGGTGAAAGTGGGAATTATTCCTGATGTTGAATCGTTGAATCTTTTAATAAAAGTTCTTTGTGGCATTGGACGATTTGACTTGGCACTAGACCAGCTTCATAGGATGAATAAGAAATGTTGTACTCCAAACAGCGAGACCTTTGAAATTCTCATAGCAGCTCTTTGCTCTAATGACAAGGTGGATGAAtcagtcaaaattttgaatgagaTGTTAGAGAGAGGCTGTACTCTCGATCGTCAGTTTTATATTAGAGTTATACCTATATTTTGTTGGTCAAATAAGTTTGACGAAGCAACTAAATTGTTTCGGATGATGAAAGATACTGGTTTGCAAATAGAGATGGGTTTATATAGCATGATGATTCAGTGTCTATGTGAAAATCTAATGTTAAATGATGCTGTTGGGATTTTCGAAGAATTGTCAGCAGTTGGCTTTGTTGCTACGTCTTCTATCTATGTTGATATCGTGAATGGCTATTGTAAATTGGGAAAATTTTCCGAAGCTATGAGCTTTCTGGATGAAAACAATGTTTGGGAAATTGAGCCATACAATGCATTGCTCAGAGGCTTATGTGACGTGGGTAGATTTCATGGGGCTGTTCTTTGCATCAAAAAGATGTTTACAAGGGGCcttactaatattttttcttggaattttcTTATACGAGGATTTTGCAATGAGGGAAATGTTAAAAGTGCATTTGAAGTTATTGCTAGAATGATTGTTTCTTCCTTCATGCCTGAGGAAAGAACTTACTCAGCTGTTATAACTGCTTACTGTAAGATGGGCTTATTAGAGAAAGCTTTAGATATTTTCAAACAGGCCAAAGCCAAGAACATGTGTATGGATTCAGAAACTTCCTCAGAACTTATTGAAGGTTTGTGTGGTGTGAAGAGGATTGAAGAAGCTACTGAGATGTTTTACTATCTTACTGGTAAAGGCTGTAGTCTATCTCCGTGGGCTCTCAGTATGTTAATTCAGGAGACTTGTCTTGTTGGAAAAGTGTGTGAAGCCGTAAAATTGCATTCTAAAGCGACTTCAAATGGTATATTTTGCACGCCTATGGCATATGCTACGATCATGGTTGGACTGTTGAAtttgaagaaagaaaaggattTACTACCACTCCTGGCGCAGATGTTTACAAAGGGCTGTATACTGGATGGACCGACCTATGCTACTATTGTATGTAGTTTCTGCACAAAGAGCACAATTCGGGAAGGTGCTGTTctgtttaataaaatgatacatGATGGCTTTTTCCCCGACTCTAAAATGCTTGAGATGGTAGTCTTCAATACAACAGCATCTTCTTTGTTGAATAAGGTCGTGCATAGCttaattaaagtaataaatCAAGCTGGATTGCTTAATCCTAGAATATGTAACACAATCATCTATGGCCTCGTGAAAGAAGGCTATAAGCATGAGGCTTCTAAGTTTTTGGACCAGATGCTTGAAAATGGTTGGGTGCCTGATCCACAAACACATGGTTTATTGGTGGGGAATGTCAACCTGGAAGAGTCTGACGAAACCGGTGAATCCCACGAAAATtattttgatgatagagttAGCAACATATTGGCTGAGGGTTTGAATTGA